The genomic interval CTTATGCTGGCGCACAATTTGCTTTGCGGCAAGGTGTCGGTTATGTTAAAGCGTTGTTTGTAATAGTTACAAGCGCTTTGATTTTGAAAAATATATATGATTATGTATATCAATGGTTGTCATAAAGTATAGAAGATGTCTTGAACTCGTAATGAGTTGAAGACATCTTTTTTAATAGGGCAGTGTATATATTGTTTGTACAGGAAATAGAGGCTTTATGGGTTGTTCAGTTATAAAAAATATATCTGTACGAACCATAATCATTGGTCATCTAAGATTGATATCGTTATAATTAGGGTAGTAGAAATAAATAACAGAATCTTAGGAGGTCGTTTATTTTATGGTACAAATTACATTCGGCGGAGATCCCGTAACATTATCAGGCAACCCAGTGGAAGAAGGTCAAACAGCGCCAGATTTCACAGTTGTAAACAACGATTTAGAAGAAGTGACACTAAAAGATTATGATGGCAAGAAAAAATTAATCAGTGCTGTGCCTTCAATTGATACAGGTGTATGTGACAAACAAACACGTAAATTTAATGAAGAAGCTTCTTCTGAAGAAGGCGGCGTTGTATTAACTATCTCTGAAGACTTGCCTTTCGCACAAAAAAGATGGTGTGCAGCAAGCGGATTAGATAACGTTATTTTATTAAGTGACTACCAAAAACATTCATTTGGTAAAAACTTCGGTGTGCTAATGGAAGGTTTAGAATTATTAGCACGTTCTGTATTTGTTTTAGATAAAGATAATAAAGTTGTATATTCAGAAATCGTGAGTGAAGGAACTGACTTCCCTGATTTTGAATCAGCTTTAAAAGCTTATAAAGAATTAGACTAATAAATAAGACAAATAGTTGTTGTAAATAAATATTAGATTAGACTGCTCATAATTAGTGCTAGTAGTACTCATTGATTATGAGCAGTCTTTTTAGGAAGGGTTTTAATATGGCTGAAGAAAAAACTATAATGGAACGATTGTTTCAAGAATTAGATAGTAAGACAAAAGCATTAAATGAGGAGAACGGACAGAGTTTTATAGAGAATCTTGGATTAGCAATGGAAGATATCTATCAAAATAACAGAGAGTTATTAGAACAAGCCACTCTAGCAGACAGACGTAAAGCTTTTCAATTCGCATATCTCAGTCTGATGCAACAACAAGAAATTCAAGCCAATCATCAAATTACACCAGATTCAATTGGTTTAATTTTAGGTTATTTAGTTGAAAGATTTACTGAAGGCAAAAAAGAATTAAACATTGTTGATTTGACAAGCGGTAGCGGTCATTTAAGTGCAACGGTTCATGAGGTATTGAAAGAACAAACTTTAATGCATCATTTAGTTGAGGTAGATCCTGTTTTATCACGCGTCAGTGTACATCTTGCTAATTTCTTAGAAATACCTTTTGATGTTTATCCTCAAGATGCAATTATGCCATTACCTTTCGAAGAAGCGGATGTAGTAATCGGGGATCTTCCAGTAGGATATTATCCGGTAGATGATCGCAGTCATGAAATGAAACTTGGTTTTGAAGAAGGGCATAGTTATGCACATTATCTATTGATTGAACAGGCTGTAGAAGCGTTAAGAGGAAGCGGTTATGCTTTCTTAGTAGTACCTAGCAATATCTTTGAAGGAGATAATGTAAAACAGCTTGAAAAATTCATTGCAACAGATACAGAAATGCAAGCATTTTTAAACCTTCCCAAAACATTATTCAAGAGTGAAAATTCACGTAAATCTATTTTGATATTACAGAAAAAAGAAAGTGGCGTAACGCACTCTGTTGAGGTATTGCTTGCTAATATTCCTGATTTCAAAGATCCTCAACAATTCCAAAAATTTATGGGTGAATTAAACGAGTGGCTGCAACAAAATCATCACAAAATTTAACTGTAACAATCTTGTATTTGAACTGTATTAATGGTTAAATAGATATGGTAAAAGAAAATGGAAAAATTGGAGGCATAATCTTATGTCAAATTTAGTTTTAGCGATTAACGCAGGCAGCTCATCATTGAAATTTCAACTTATCGAAATGCCTGAAGAGAAATTAGTCAGTAAAGGATTAATTGAAAGAATCGGTCTCAAAGGTTCAAAGATTACTGTTGAATATGACGGTCGTAAATTTACAGATGAAAAAGAAATTAATGACCATGTACAAGCTGTAAATGTCATGTTAGATAATTTAATCGATTTAGGTATTATTCGTGATATTAATGATATCGATGGCACAGGTCATCGTGTTGTACACGGTGGGGAACTTTTCCCTGAATCAGCATTGGTTACAAATGATGTTGAAAAACAAATTGAATCACTTACTGAACTTGCACCATTGCATAACCCAGCGAACTTGATGGGTATTCGTGCATTCCGCAAGCTATTGCCGAGTATCCCGCATGTGGCAGTATTTGATACATCATTCCACCAAACTATGCCAGAACAAGCTTATTTATACAGTTTACCGTTCCATTATTATAAAGACTACGGTATTCGTAAATATGGTTTCCACGGTACGAGTCATAAATATGTATCTCAACGTGCTGCTGAAATTTTAGGAAAACCAATTGAGGAATTACGTATCATTTCATGTCATATCGGTAATGGTGCATCTATCGCTGCAATCGACGGCGGCGAATCAGTTGATACTTCAATGGGCTTCACACCGTTAGCAGGGGTTACTATGGGTACACGTTCAGGTGATATTGACCCAGCATTAATTCCTTATATTATGGAAAAAACTGGTAAGAGTGCAGAAGCTGTATTAGACATCTTAAACAAAGAATCAGGTCTACTTGGTATCTCTGGTACTTCAAGTGACTTGCGTGATTTAGAACAAGATGCTGAAGAAGGCAAAACACGTGCTCAACTTGCATTAGATGTTTTCGCTTCAAGAATCCATAAATACATTGGTTCATATGCAGCTAAAATGCATGGAGTAGATGTTGTAATTTTCACAGCCGGTGTTGGAGAAAATTCTGATGAAGTACGTGCTCGTGTATTAGAAGGTCTAGAATTCATGGGTGTTTATTGGGATCCTAAGAAAAATGCTCAATTACATGGCACTGAAGGGTTTATCAATTATCCTCACTCTCCAGTAAAAGTCATTGTTATTCCAACAAATGAAGAAGTTATGATTGCAAGAGATGCTGTTAAATTCGGCAGCTTATAATTAAAAAATCCAGATGATAGTTTGTTTCTTGTTATAAATAAGAGAAAGCTATCAACTGGATTTTTTTGTTATTTTTGCAAAAAGAATCCCAGAACAGACCTTTTAACATCTGTTCTGGGTTGTTTTAACTTAAATATTTCACTGTGTATATACTTATTTATTATCTTGCTTGGTATTGTTTGCGTAATTCTTCTGTTGCAACTTGTGGTTGGAAATCTTCAGGCATTTCTTCTGTACGAACAACTAACACATCACAAGGAGAGTGACGTACAATTGCTTCAGATACAGAGCCTACAATAAATCTTTCAACAGCATTTAAACCAGATGTACCGCAAATTACTAAGTCTGCGTCTACTTCTTTAGCAATTTTTTTAGGAATAATTGCTTTAGGAGAACCAAACTCTAATAATGTTTCTACATCTTTTACGCCTTCATTATGTGCGAATTCTTTATAACCTTTAAGTAATTCTTCTGAGAATTGTTTTGATTTCTCAGTAAATTGAACGTCATAGACCTCATAAGAAGTATACGTTCTTGAATCAATAACATTTGTAATAATGAGTTTAGCATCATTACGTTTTGCAACTTCTACCGCTTTATTGAATGCCCATTCTGCTTCTTGTGATCCATCAACGGCGATTAAAATATGTTTGTAAGTTAACATCGTAAATGACCTCCTTCTTCTATTCAATCTTATTTTATCACAGTTGACAGAATATTAGAAACTATTATATAAAACGAAATATTTACAATTAAGTGAAGGTTGCAATATTCTTATAATTCGTAATAATTTAAACTTATCGATATTTATTAGCATAATGATTGCGCTTTCACTCTATTCGCGTTACGATAATGCATGGGAGGTGTACGGAATGAAAATAGGTATTCCAAAAGAGATAAAAAATAATGAAAACAGAGTAGGTTTATCACCAAGTGGTGTGCATGCATTAGTTGAGAAAGGGCATACTGTGCTTGTCGAACACACTGCTGGAGAAGGTTCATTCTTTACGGATGAAGATTATAAAGCTGTAGGTGCTGAAATTGTAAATAGTGCCGGAGAAGCTTGGGATGTAGAAATGGTTATTAAGGTTAAAGAACCAATCAAAGAAGAATATCAATACTTCAGAGAAGATTTAATCTTATTCACTTATTTACACTTGGCAAACGACAAAGAATTGACTCAAGCATTAGCTGACAACAAAGTTGTAGCAATTGCTTATGAAACTGTTCAATTGCCAGATAACTCATTACCATTATTAACACCAATGAGTGAAGTTGCAGGAAGAATGGCAGCGCAAATCGGTGCGCAATTCTTGCAAAAATTCTACGGAGGTAAAGGTATTTTATTTTCTGGTATTCCTGGTGTTCCAAAAGGTAATGTAACAATTATCGGTGGTGGCCAAGCAGGTACAAATGCTGCTAAAATCGCTTTAGGTTTAGGTGCAAACGTAACAATCTTAGACGTTAACCCTAAACGTTTACAAGAGCTTGAAGATTTATTTGATGGACGTGTTAACACTATCATGTCTAACCCATTGAATATCGAAGAAGCTGTAGTAAACAGTGACTTTGTAATCGGTGCAGTATTAATTCCTGGTGCAAAAGCACCAAAACTAGTTACTGAAGATATGGTTAAACAAATGAAAGACGGTTCAGTTATGGTTGACATTGCAATTGACCAAGGCGGAATCTTCGAAACTTCAGACCATGTCACTACTCATGATGATCCAACTTATATCAAACATGGTGTAGTTCACTATGCAGTAGCTAACATGCCAGGTGCGGTTCCACGTACTTCTACAGTTGGTTTAAACAATGCTACTTTACCTTATGCATTGCAAATTGCTAACAAAGGTTATTTAGATGCATTACGTGATAACCAACCATTATCTTTAGGATTAAACGTTTATGACGGCAAAGTTACAAATGAAGGTGTCGCTAAAGCGCTTGATCTTCCGTATACACCAGTAGATAAAGCATTAATTTAATTCAATTAGAATAATTAATGGGATGTCACAGAGGATGAATTAGTTTTCCTCAATAAACATCAATATAAAAGCTCCAGCAATTCTGTTTAGGGTTTTACAGAATATGTTGGAGCTTTTTCTTATAAAAAACAGATTTGCATATTAGCAAACCTGTTTTTTAAAAGTATTATTTTTCGTAGTGTGTTAATATTTCGTGTCCGTCTTCTGTAACTAAAATATCGTCTTCAATTCGAACACCGACTTCATTAGGAACATAAATTCCTGGTTCAACTGTAACGACCATACCTGGAACAAATTTATTCGTATTATGTGAAGCTACATCTTGATATTCATGTTCTTCTAATCCTAGGCCGTGACCTAAACGGTGAACGAAATATTCGCCATAGCCTGCTTCTGATATAATACCGCGCGCTTTCTTATCAACGTCTCCAATTACAACACCTGGTTTAATCATATCAATCGCTTCTTTTTCAGCTTTAAGCACGATATCATATACTTCTTTAGCTTTTTGATCAGGAGTACCAAAAGGTACTGTACGTGTCATATCACTGCAGTATTGCTCATAAACGACACCTAAATCAAATAGTACATACTCATCTTTTTGCAATTCACGGTCACCAGGAACACCATGCGGTGAAGCAGCATGATCGCCGAATAAAACCATAGTATCAAAGCTCATTTGATCTACGCCGTATTTTGTTTGGATTTCATATTCGATATGGCGTACGACTTGTTTTTCAGTTACACCTTCTTTTAAGAAGTTAACTCCGATTTCAATACATTTGTCAGCAAGCTCAGCTGCTTTTTTGATTTTATCGATTTCCTCTGATGTTTTAACGTTTCTAAGGGCTTTAATCGTTCCGTCAATATCTCCGAAAGTTTCAACACCAAAACCATCAATTAATTCTTTTTGACGTTTTAATGTTAAATGTTCATTTTCAACGAGTAATTTATCAAAATGGTAATCTACTAGTTTGAAAGGGTCTTCTCCATCTGCATTTCCTACAACTTTGCCTTTAAATGGAGATGCTTTTACTTCTTCTACTTCAAGTTTTGGAACAAAAAGAACTTGTTCACCTTCAGCAGTAATTAACAAAGCTAATAAACGTTCATGCGGCTCGCTTAAATAGCCTGTAAAATAAAAAACATTTAATGGTGTCGTAATCCAAGCAGCACCTGCGTCTTGATTACGTATTTCTTTTACTATTTCATCTGTCTTCACAATCCATCAACCTCCATATTTATAATTAATTATAGTTTAGTCTACATTCGCATATAATTCAAAAGGTGAGGGATTGTTTTTAGTGAAAAGAGGGAAGATGTTATAATATAATCAATAAAATGAACATAGGGGGATTATTAATGAAATTATCATTCCATGGACAATCAACAATTTATTTTGAAGCGAACGGCAAGAAAGTCATCGTAGACCCATTTATTACAGGTAATGAATTATCTGATTTGAATGCAGAAGAAGTTGAAGTCGATTATATCGTATTGACACATGGTCACGGAGATCATTTTGGAGATACTGTAGAAATAGCTAAAAAAAATAATGCCACTGTTGTAGGTTTAGCTGAAGTAGCAGATTATTTATCTACATCACAAGGTGTTGAAAATGTGCATCCTATGAACATTGGCGGTAAATGGGAATTTGAATTTGGTTCAGTGAAATATGTACAAGCATTTCACAGCTCAAGTTTAACGAATGAAGACGGAATTCCTGTTTATTTAGGTGCTTCTACTGGATTAATTTTAGAAGTAGATGGCAAGACAATTTATCATTGCGGCGATACAGGATTATTCAGTGATATGAAGTTAATTGCAGATCGTCATCCAGTAGACGTATGTTTTGTTCCAATCGGCGATAACTTTACGATGGGAATTGAAGATGCAAGTTATGCGATTAATGAATTTATTCAACCTAAAATTTCGGTGCCAATTCATTATGATACTTTCCCTTATATTGAACAAAATCCAGAAGACTTCAAGAAATTAGTAAATAAAGGTGAAGTTCAAATATTAAAACCAGGTGAAGAAGTGAAATTTGATTAAATTGAAACCAAAAATGCTTGTACAGTTTAATTGCTGTACAAGCATTTTTATTATTTAACAATTAATACAGGGATATGAGCACGTTTAGCTACTTTATGGCTGACGCTGCCTAATACGAATTTCTTTTTCGCTTGAGCCTTGCGGTTACTTACAACTAAAACATCATAGTCGCCGCTATTCGCAAATTTCACAAGTTCTTCTTTTGGGTTGCCGCGCACAATGATTTCATCATAATCAATGCCGTACTCATCTAAAATATCACGCGTCGGTTGCAAATCTTTGCTTCGCTCTGCAGTTAATTCATTTAAATGAACTCCACCTTTAATAGATGCTTGTGCATCTTGTTCTGAAATCGCATTCAAAATTGTAACAATTGTGCCTTCTCCAGATAATTTTTGAACATTTTCCAGTGCTTTTTTATTTTCTAAATCCGTGTCAACACCGAGTAGTATGTTTTTATACATCTCAATCCCTCCTTAGTTTCTATTCTAATAAAGATGTAACAATTTTTCCAATTAAATTTATGTCCAAATTATTAAAAAGCTTTTTCTTGCTAAATTAAATTCTTATATTAGAGAAGGTTTCAATCAAATGTTAAAATCACTTGTGATATTGTTTCGATTTTTAGAGTAAAGCAAGTTATAATGATAATAAGAGAAAGCAGAGAATGAGGGAAGTAAGATGACAAAACATGAGCAAATTCTGGCACATATCGAATCTTTAGCTGTAGGAAAGAAAATCTCTGTAAGAAAGATTGCTAAAGATTTAGAGGTTTCAGAAGGTACAGCATATCGCGCTATTAAAGATGCTGAGCAATTAGGTTTAGTTGCAACAATAGATAGAGTAGGCACTGTAAGAATTGAAAAGAAAAGTCGTGAACAAATCGAACATCTTACATTTGGTGAAATTGTAAAAATCATTGATGGTCAAGTATTAGCAGGTAGAGATGGTTTGCATAATACGTTAACTAAATTTGCGATAGCAGCTATGAAACTTGAGAACGTGGTTAAATATTTAACGAAACATACATTGTTAATAGTCGGTAACCGAACTGATGTACAAATGGAAGCCTTAAAACACGGCAGCGCAGTGCTTATTACAGGGGGTTTTAATACAACTCCTGAAATTAAAAAGTATGCTGACGAACATAACCTTCCGATTCTTTCGTCAAATTATGATTCGTACCTAGTAGCAAATATGATTAACAGAGCGATGTACAATCAAATTATTCGAAAAGAAATTTTGATTGTTGAAGATATAGTTAAGCCAGTTTCAGAAGAAACAGTAGCGAAAGAAGATATGTTAGTGTCTGATTTGAAAAAGCGTTCACAACAAACAGGCCACTCTCGATTTCCTGTAGTAGATGATGACTGGAAACTAGTTGGTATTGTTACAAGTAAGGATATAATTGCGAAAGATTCTGATGAAAGTATTCAAAAAGTAATGACAAAACCTGTTTTGAACGTGCAGAATTCAACGACTGTTGCGAGTTGCGCACATATGATGATATGGGAAGGGATTGAACTTTTGCCTGTCACTACGATTAATAAAAAGTTGTTGGGAGTCGTATCTCGTGAGGATGTATTAAGAGCGATGCAATTAATCGGCAGACAACCGCAAGTAGGCGAAACGATTAATGATCAAGTCGCTAAATATATTTCTATAAATAAAGATAGTATTACTGTCGATGTCGCACCTCAATTAACAAGCCAATACGGTACATTAAGTAAAGGAGCATTTGTGGCAATCATTGAAGAAACGATTCGTTATAAAATGCGCCAATTAAAAAAACAAGAAGTTATGATTGAAAGTTTAAGTATCATGTATTTGAAAACAGTTTCGATCGAAACTGAACTAGAAATACAATACAACATGTTAGATATAGGACGGCATTTTGCTAAAATAGAGGTCAGTATGATGAACGGCCAAACACCAGTGGCTAAAGCATTGACAATATGTCAAATGTTGGAAAGCTAGATAGAAGAGGAGACGTAAAAATGAACAATTTTAATGAAATTATGGATACCATTGCAGATGCAGATACGATTATTATTCACAGACATGTGCGTCCAGACCCGGATGCTTATGGTTCACAATTAGGCTTAAAATCTTATCTTCAATTAAAATTTCCTGATAAAACAATCTATGCAGTAGGTGAGAGTGAACCTTCTTTAGATTTCATGGGAACTTTTGATGCAGTGAAAGATGATGATTATAAAAATGCGCTTGTAATCGTCTGCGACACAGCAAATTCACCTAGAATTGATGATCAGCGTTTTGATAAAGGTCAAAAATTGATTAAAATAGACCATCATCCGCCAGTTGATCAATACGGAGACTTAAACTACGTTAATATAGATGCTTCCTCTACAAGTGAAATTATTTTTGATTTGATTTCATATTTTAATGATTCATCTATTATCAATGAAAATACAGCCAAACTGTTATATCTAGGAATTGTCGGAGATACAGGACGCTTCTTCTTCAACAATACAACACCGCATACAATGCAAGTTGCAGCTGAACTATTGAAATATCCTTTTGACCACAGTGCAGAATTAAATAAGATGGCTGAAAAGGATCCTAAATTAGCACCGTTCCAAGGCTATGTTTTACAAAACTTCGACTTGAATGAAAATGGATTTGCGAAAGTGCAAATTACTGAAGATGTCTTGAGACAATATGGTTTAGTACCTAATGAAGCTTCTCAATTTGTTAATACAATCTCAGATTTACGCGGTTTAAAAGTATGGGTATTTGCAGTAGATGAAGGTTCTGAAATTCGTTGCAGATTACGTTCAAAAGGAATTGTTATCAATGATATCGCTCAAAAATTTGGAGGCGGTGGTCATCCGAATGCATCAGGTGTTTCAGTAGATAGTTGGCAAGAATTTGATGCACTTGCAGCTGAATTAAATAAAAGAGCTGAAGAGAATTAATGATTAAAAGGAGGAATGGTTGCAGTGAAGGCAAATCTTAATATTCATACTGCTTATGACTTGCTCAATTCAAGTTTAAAAGTTACGGATGTTATCCAAAAGGCTGTGCAAGAAGGTTATGAGTCTTTGGCAATTACAGATACAAATGTACTGCATGCTGTTCCTCAATTTTATGATGCAAGCATCAAGGCGGGTATTAAACCTATTTTTGGTATGACAGTTCATTTAAGTGATGGACTTACTGAGTTAGAAACTGTTTTGCTTGCCAAAAATGAAGCGGGATTGAAGTCGCTTTATCAATTGTCTTCTGCTATTAAGGTACAAGAAAAATACTCAACACCAATTGAATGGTTGAAAAAATATCAAGATGACGTAGTTATTATTTTTAAAAATGTGACTTCCGAACAAATGAACCTTGTGCATCATTTTGAGCAGCACCCTGATTTGTATGTTGATCATCAAAGCAGTGGCGCAGCTGAAAGATTAGATTTGAACATGGTGTACTTGCAAGAGGCAAGATATCTCAATTCTGAAGATGCTGACACACTCAGTGCTTTAAATGCAATTAAGGATAATCAAACGATAGATTTAGTGAATACAGGTAATAATCATCATGCCCATTTTTATTCTCAAAAAGAAGTAGAGGATTTAGGATTATCGACTGATATTATTGAAAATACTGAGTCGCTTGCAGCGTTATGTACTGCAGAAATTAATTATCATCAACCGCTTCTACCTCAATTCAAAACACCGGATAATAGTTCTTCTAAAACGTATTTATGGAAAATTTTAGAGCAATCATTAAAAAAAATGAATCTTGATCAGCCAAAATACCGTGAACGCTTAGAGTATGAATTCAATATTATTACTAAAATGGGTTATGAAGACTACTTTTTGATCGTTAGTGACTTAATCCATTACGCCAAAACACATAATGTCATGGTAGGGCCTGGACGTGGTTCTTCTGCAGGTTCGCTTGTCAGTTATTTATTAAATATAACAACGATAGACCCATTGCGTTATAATCTGCTTTTCGAGCGATTCTTGAATCCAGAACGTGTCACAATGCCAGATATTGACATCGATTTCGAAGATACACGACGTGAAAAAGTCATTCAATACGTGCAAGAGAAATATGGTGATTACCATGTGTCTGGTATTGTGACATTCGGGCATCTGCTCGCAAAAGCAGTTGCACGAGATGTCGGCAGAATTATGGGGTTTGAAGAATCTACACTAAGTGAAATCTCCAAGTTAATCCCATCTAAATTAGGCATTACTCTCAACGAAGCGTATCAAAATGAAAATTTCAAAGAATTTGTCCATCGTAATCATCGGCATGAAAAATGGTTTGAGTTAAGTAAAAAATTAGAAGGTCTTCCAAGACATACGTCAACTCATGCTGCAGGTATTATAATTAATGATCGCCCTTTATATGAACACGTCCCATTATTGATGGGGGATACAGGTTTATTGACACAGTGGACAATGACGGAAGATGAAAAATTAGGGCTATTGAAAATTGACTTTTTAGGATTGAAAAACTTATCTATTATTCATCAAATAATTAATCAAGTAAAAAAAGATTTGAATGTTTCTATCGATATAGAAGCAATCCCATTTGATGATCCTAAAGTTTTTGAAATGCTTTCACGCGGAGATACAACAGGTCTTTTCCAATTAGAATCAGAAGGTGTAAGACAAGCTTTAAAAAGATTGCAACCGCAACATTTTGAAGACATTGTAGCGATGACTTCATTATACCGACCTGGGCCAATGGAGGAAATTCCGACTTATATTACGAGACGTCATGATCCATCAAAAGTACAATATCTGCATCCAGATTTAGAACCTATTCTGAAAAATACGTATGGCGTCATAATTTATCAAGAGCAGATTATGCAGATAGCGAGTAAATTCGCAGGATTCAGTTATGGTGAAGCGGATATTTTAAGACGTGCGATGAGTAAGAAAAATAGAGCTGTACTTGAAAGTGAAAGACAACATTTTATTGATGGAGCAAATTTAAACGGCTATTCAGAACAATTAAGCAAACAAATATTTGATTTAATTTTAAAATTTGCGGATTATGG from Staphylococcus condimenti carries:
- a CDS encoding DNA polymerase III subunit alpha, producing the protein MKANLNIHTAYDLLNSSLKVTDVIQKAVQEGYESLAITDTNVLHAVPQFYDASIKAGIKPIFGMTVHLSDGLTELETVLLAKNEAGLKSLYQLSSAIKVQEKYSTPIEWLKKYQDDVVIIFKNVTSEQMNLVHHFEQHPDLYVDHQSSGAAERLDLNMVYLQEARYLNSEDADTLSALNAIKDNQTIDLVNTGNNHHAHFYSQKEVEDLGLSTDIIENTESLAALCTAEINYHQPLLPQFKTPDNSSSKTYLWKILEQSLKKMNLDQPKYRERLEYEFNIITKMGYEDYFLIVSDLIHYAKTHNVMVGPGRGSSAGSLVSYLLNITTIDPLRYNLLFERFLNPERVTMPDIDIDFEDTRREKVIQYVQEKYGDYHVSGIVTFGHLLAKAVARDVGRIMGFEESTLSEISKLIPSKLGITLNEAYQNENFKEFVHRNHRHEKWFELSKKLEGLPRHTSTHAAGIIINDRPLYEHVPLLMGDTGLLTQWTMTEDEKLGLLKIDFLGLKNLSIIHQIINQVKKDLNVSIDIEAIPFDDPKVFEMLSRGDTTGLFQLESEGVRQALKRLQPQHFEDIVAMTSLYRPGPMEEIPTYITRRHDPSKVQYLHPDLEPILKNTYGVIIYQEQIMQIASKFAGFSYGEADILRRAMSKKNRAVLESERQHFIDGANLNGYSEQLSKQIFDLILKFADYGFPRAHAVSYSKIAYTMAYLKVHYPNYFYANILTNSIGNDKKTELMVTEAKSINLKILPPDINESNWYYRATSKGIYLSLGAVKGVGYQSVKAIVDERYEHGKYKDFFDLTRRLPNRVKTRKLLESLILVGAFDQFNENRATLLSTLDQVLDGANNVEQDELLFEFVTPKESYQEKEELPDKVLSDFEKEHLGFYISKHPIEKLFENKQLLGIYKLSNAKNNQPILVQVDKMNRIRTKNGQPMAFVTLNDGIKTLDGVIFPNVFKQIENVLEEHDTFIVRGKFEERQNQSQLIINQLETLDTFEQQKFEFAKMLVLRNVDENMLDFDNAEIMNNRDTIPVNLYHVKDNRMEQIGAVERNIETIEKFIEAIPPENVRII